Part of the Capsicum annuum cultivar UCD-10X-F1 chromosome 12, UCD10Xv1.1, whole genome shotgun sequence genome is shown below.
ATTTTCAGGATGTGGCATATAAAATAATGTTGTTTTCTCAGAATGCTCCGAGGGCTGTTTGCATTTTGTCTGCCACTGGTGCAATATCAAATGTGACTCTTCGACAAACGTTTGGTGGAACTGTGACCTATGAGGTTTACTtcttaatatatgttatttttttagcATGTCATGTTCAAACTCACATAATTCAGGTAATTAtgacttttcaattttttttttccaactaattgatggtttttttttaatagttgttTCTGCATtgcgttttatattttttatttttatattcattagCACCCTTCTTTTCACTTAAACCCACACATTGATGTGCTTTGCACTTAAAGCTTCAGTAGTTCGTGGTTATTTAATTCGGCTCGTGTTTCTTCATATTAATCACAGGGGCTTCTCACTTAGATGTGAAggaaaaattatcatttttcctCATTTTACTTGAGAGATAtgtttatttttactattatttccAAAATCCATTTGCAGTTCGTATCATTTTAATCTTATTCGTTAATTTCAACTTCATTCTGTGCCTAAAATTAGTTGATTGTCTCTTCTAGAACACACAGGTCTGTTGATAAATCTGCTCTTCTGCATCGCTCTTTTCGTATTGTATATCCTTGCATCATTTCGGCGTTGGAGTGCTTTTTGACATTTTCCTCCTGTAGGGACGATTTGACATAGTGTCTCTGTCTGGTTCATTTATACCGTCTGAAATTAGCAGTCAACAAAGCAAAAAAGGTGGATTCAGTGTGTCATTAGCTAGATCTGATGGACGCATTTTCGGTGGTGGTGTGGCGGGTGTGCTAACTGCGGCATCTCCAGTCCAGGTTAGCCTCCTCATAAGTTTCAAATATCGATTTATGTAGCATATGTACTATCTATTAATCATTCATCATGAAACACTATTTGCTCTATCCGCCTTTCCTGGATTTAATGTTAAATGGTAATTAGTGAAGCTGGTATTGGTATCTATACAAGACAACCAATCCagtttttatttagttcatgttttgggACTCTAGCTACTTATATACCTCTATCCATTGGATGAAACTatctcccagaccccacttggtggaatgtactgggtatgttgttgcatTGGATGAAACTATCCTggttttgtgaatgcatgctatgtGCATCATTCGGAAAAGACAGGCAGAAAGAAAGAATGCGTGCAGTATGCTGATTAATAGTCAATATCTTATATCTGTAAACTCCTCGATTCCCAGACCCTCTCCCTCCTTGATTCCTCTACTTATGTGAGCAATCAAGAAGCATCATGCGTTTTTTGTTAAGAGTGATATGTACAGGTTCTGCTTACATAGCAGTTACAAATGAAACGGCTTCTGTTCCAAGTTATCGTAGCTAGTTTCTTTGCTGATGGTCGGGAAGAATCAACATCAACAAATGATTTTTAGGCATCACCTTCTCCATTGGATTCCAATCTTGATGGTTCGACGGGTTCCAATAGCCCACCATCATGTGGCACCTCTAGTGAATCATCTGGTGGGCAAGGCAGTCCCCTGAATCTTAGCGGTCCAGTATGCAACAATGAAGAAGACTGAAGGGGTTGTTGTAATTTCAATCAGTGGAATTTAGCTTTTTGTGTTTCAATCATAGGACATGATTTGGCTTTAGCTGTTGCCTGTTATTATGTACTGTTATCTAGGGATATCACTTTCCATATTAGCCGTCTTCAACTTACAGAGCATCTTATTGCAATTCTGTGATCTAGAAGAGTATCAATTATGTTGAAAAAGTAAGCGTTTCCATTATCTTGATATTCTCACAGTTAAGTTGTTCCCATCCTTCAAAAGTAATTAACTTATTCAACGCACACCAGGAGACATTTTGGAGGATCTGAGTAACATAATCAGATGTAGCGTCAGGAATTGAACTTTGTGAATTCAAGTTTGAAATAATACTCAGTGAAGCTATAcgtgtcagatccttcaaaaatatcattttacTTGCGTTAGATTCtctataaaatgaaatatttttgaaggatctaacaaattttaaaattatgtccTATATAAGGCACCAGTTCAAACTATATTGAACATATGTGCCAAAGCACAATTTTCTCTATACAACTGAACTTATGATTCAGGCAGAAATTATGCCAAATTGTATGAATTTCTTGAAACATGGAGTTTTAAAATCGAACTTATATATGAATTTCTTGAAACATAAAGTTTTGAAACCAACTTAAAGTTCCAAAGCATAAATCTTTATGTCTTGAAAAGTTCATACTGTCGACTTATATGACCGGAGACTTAAGGAATGCCtaaagcaaaaaaaagaaaaaaaaaaaaaaaaaaaaagaagaagaattgcaagGAACATAATATGCCCCACTGtgtatcaatttatttttagtatatagtGTTTTAAAGTTGAACTACCGAATTTTTTGTTTCCCCTTGGaactatttttaataataaaattaatttttgtccaCATTTTATTACTCCTTCTGTTTCAGTTTGGGTGATATTTTGCTTTTCGAAATTAAAACAATGAGGTAGAGTATTGATCAGTTAAACATTTTCACCTTTAGAAGATGTATGCCGCTGAAATAAGGATATTGAGATGTGTGTGTGGGCATACTAAGGTTGATAGAATGAGGCGATTCGAGATACGGGGAAGTGACCTCCGTGGTGAATAAGATGAGAAAAACGAGATTAAGGTGGCTTGGACATGCGATGAGGCGCAATTCAGGTGTCCTAGTAAGAAGGTTCGAGAATTTTGATGTAGTAAGTCCGAAGAAGTATTGGGGAGATGTAATTAGACAGGACACGATGGATATTCAGGTTACCGAGGACATGAACTTAGATAGGGGATGTGGAAGACGCACATTAGTGTAGAAGGTTAGTCGGATAAGAGTGTTTTTGCGCACTAGTCGTAGTGTGGTAGTGTAGGATTTGGCCGTGGACATCTGTCTTTGTTGTCgtttattatgttttgattgattATCGCACTATCCTGTGGTTGATTAATGTTTTTTAAGGTAGATTATGCACTGTCCGGGTGCCATATTATCTACACTAGGTTCTTTTTCTTTGTACCCAGATTTGCTACACTTGAACCAAGGGCCTttcagaaataacctctctacctctcCGAGGTAGTGATAAGGTATGTGTACACTTTATCCTTTCAGACTACACTTGGGTATTTTACtcgatatgttgttgttgaaattcAAACAATGTAAGTTTGACAAGGAGTGACAtgaaatctttaattattttttttttgaactcagttttttctttttagtttttttttaaatgaaagttatatatttcaaaactagGTAAAAAGTACTATAAGCTACATTAATTGACTATTCAGAATATTTAAATCATAGTACTAGTTAAGTGTACGTGCTTCTGCattaataatacatatatataaaaaacattAGACGTGTTATTATAAAAGGAACACCAGAAAATATTGaccaaaaacaaaagaaacaatGACCAATTTCATTAAGTAAGAAGCATAGTTTTTTATGATTATATCTggcttttaaaaaataataaaatcatacgTCAAATTAATCCTTAATTTATGTAATGTCAAGAATCTAACCTGAAATTTTCAGTCTCACCCGCATTAAAGTCACAAATCCTAGCAAACATAAAATAttgtaattaaaaatataaatcaatttaaattaaaaataaggatagtcTCAAAATACCAGTAAGTACATAGAACAAATTACACACTTAGATGAAGAACAAAATCGAAGCAACAATTGAAACTAATGAACTTAAATCAAagtgtaaaaaaatataaactaaatagAAATGGAAAAGAACAAAAGCACCTTAACTTGTTTGAATTTTAACCAACTTAGCAATCCTCATCAGTGTTTTTAGAGGCGGGGCTTAAGACAAGACGTTTTATTTGGCATGAGGCGAGGCGTAAGCTCCGAGGCGTTGGGGTGTAAGCCTCAcgaatcttttaatttttaatattttataaattaatataatgtaaataaatatttttgaaagagataaatcaccaaaaaaaataatctatatcaaaaacatattaaaaaaataagtgaatatgtatttaaaattgcttcaacaaaaaataaaaatctatcatGCCACATAATACAACTAATAGATAAAGTCAATTTTTATATGATAAACTATTATATGTCCTCAAAATCACaagtttatataaaaaaatagtacATAAGCAATCCACCCTCACTTTCTCGTAACTCGATTACGCACCCATATACCATATAttgtattttaaaagaaaacaaagtaaATAACTTAAAAGCTCGTCACTATGCAACTTgaaaagaactaaaagaaaaaaagaaactaggAGGAAGAAAGTACACCCAGTACCTTCTTGAGTAGCGGCATCATCGACACCCACTGACACATACACTTGAAAGTGTGACTTTTAAGTTTTCTTGCTCTTTAAATTTGAATACTTAAGTATTTACCAATCATGTATTTTAGTATTAAGTTTAAATTAGagatttaataagaaaaaatcattttACATTGTAAGCTTTCTAGACTTACACCTAATGTGCGCCTCACGGGTAGGCGAACACCTCAATGCTTAGGTGAATGCGTCAAATTTTGGAACGTTCGCCTTTCGACACTTTTACCTTCCACAACGCCTTGAGGCGTTTTGGGTATGCCTCGCTTCGAGACGAGCCTCAAACTGCCTTTTAAAACACTTATCCTCACTTATCCATGATTTATTGATTATTTCTCCAGTAGTAACAAAGTGTACCAATTCTTGGACTAATCATTAGATATATTCGAGAGAAAATTAATTTGGCTAGAAAATagatctatatctatatattattaataacaaAAGATGTAGCTTCCTCATTCAGCCGCGTGTCTTCCTATTAATTAGCCATTTATTATATTAGGATAAGGATTTAGTTATGTTAGTTATGacatattaattataatttttacaatatttttaattaaaaaaactgTCATGGCTTGCTCATAAGTAGCATATTAACATATTTatcttaaattcaattttttaaaaatatgacgCCATATCAGCATATGCAAATTTTCCTCAATATCTggttacttttttaaaaataaaaaaaaaatacaaattttttttttcaacagttTAACAAACCTGTTAATACACAACTACTCTTCCATCTTATCCCTAATTAAAACTTCCCCTATTATATCTCATCATCTCCAAAACCTGTTTTACTTCTATATAACTACTTATTTACCGTAAAACACTTCCAACTATGTAATCTCTTTTAACATTCTTCAAACACTTGTGTCTTctataaagaacaaaaatatgcGATGAAACTTACAAGTATTTGTAATTCGTTGATGGGAAGTAAATGATGGTCACAATCGTGATATTATTTACGCCATGTTATTCATTCTACAGAACAAAAATGTACTGCAAgaatttttaattgtttgttgATTCTTTTGCTTTTTCATCTCTTAATGAATTGATATGTGTTATATTTTTAGGTAGATTAGATACAAACTTCTATCGCAGATTCAGTTAAGAAACATTTCAAATAATCAGATATTAATAAGGAAGGATTTATCTTATGGCCAACTTTGTTGTCTGTAAAAATACTCCAATGTTCAATGCCAAAAATCATGATTCGAAGCTTAATTTTACTCTACGAACTACTTTTACTAAATGTCTGGTCTTTTTTTTTCGTGTAATCAATCTCTTCAATTTCAGACCATTCAAGCAATTGATTAATCGGGTTGATGTTCAGGCGAATGACTTATTTGGTAAGGAagccaattaattttttttgccgTATTTTGTTCTTCCCCTCTGCTGTATTTCAAACAAAAGACCTGTTATCCAAATCATCTTACTTTTAAATTGATTCGCTGCCTTACATCTCTAATATTAACACTCTGGCGATTTCAATCAACGTcaattcatacaaaaattagtCTACGAACTTCATCTTCTTTCTCCCTGTATTACAATGTTGTTTGTTAATGAGTTCTATTCAAATTTATATACACAAGcaaactaatttttcttttagaatttACTAGTTGATAGGAAGGTTATATCTGCTGTATTGTCGCAACTGATGAATTGTTAATCTTAGACAACAGGCGGTCAGTTATATACAGTGTCGGAAAAAGGCAAAACAAGTGGAAAACACTTTATTGTACATTAAATAGTGGATTCCTTTGCAGTTACCAGGTAATAGCATATTCTTTATTGCATCAATCActtaaaaaacacctttaaatataaatattgtacaaCTCTTTAGGTACAAGATATAGTTAAGGATCATGGACAATACTGGCTCTGTaatctttttacctttttattgTCTAATAAACTTGATTTTAGCAAAGCAGTCATCGCTTTAATCGTCGGAGTTACTCTAATCTATATATTACGTAGATAATAAAACACATTAATGGAGGAGGTTTTCATAAATACATTGAATATGTGATACTATAAAGAGAAGTAAGGAAGAAACTACTTATTTCCTCTCTTAAATATATTTAGTTTGTACTCTGTTATGTATAATTACTTTGTCGACTGACAAGTTTACATGATTTTATGCTGCTCTTTTTgcatcaaattttagtatttgatGTAAATTTATGAAGTTATTCTCTTAAATTTTGAGGATTCTTGAGAAGCATGTCACCAATTGAGGGAGGAATCTAcaatttgattttctatttttcattatatGTACTATTAATTGTTTTCAGTTACTTATAGTGCATTAAAGGTGCCTTCATAAATTTATGATCACAATTTTTTAGATTAGTAATTTCATACGAACTCTTATCAAAGGGAGAgcattttttgaaaagaaagaatAGATGCATGTTTAAGAGAATGTTTCATCTTCAAAGATACATGATCTTAGCTTCTTACTTTACTGTGGTATGGTAATTTTGAATTAACCATCAAGTGAAGAGCATCATAGATGACTGTTTGATATATAGAATTATGTAGCTACTATTTAAAGGGGACCTTGGAGTACGTGGTAAatttgttgtcatgtgaccaggaggtcacaagTTCAAGCTTTGGAAGCATCGTCtagcaaaaatgcaaggtaaggttgcgtacaagtATACCCTTGTGATGGGCCCTTCCCTGTACCCTGCGCATCgcggaagctttagtgcactaGACTGCCCCTTTTAATTACATAACTACTATGAAGAATATGCACGCTACTGGAAAATTGTATGTTATGCTACTCTCTTGCACTCTTACATGTATACCAATTTTGCATAGTTGTTGATTAATAGACTTGCCTATGCTATCGTTATCATTCAATTTACAGCTTACTATATGGTTATAGATGAGTCAATTGGAAGACAATTTCCAATAGTCTTTTTGGAGCATATTAAAGATGATTTTGGTGCAAATATGGGGATAAAAAAGTTGTAACAACTCCTCCAAGTAACTTGAATGAGGAATTCAGGTAATTAATTACATATTAAAGAATTACTATAATAGTATATAAAGGCAAAGGAAGAATTTTCTATTAAGTCATCTAATGGAAGTACTCTCTTAAGTATATTCCTAAGCTTAAGAAACATATGCAGTATTGTGTTGAACATCCTAAAGAAGTAATTGTTGCTTTCTATGTATCTCTAGAGTGGAAAAGACTTAATCAGTGACACAAAGATTATTGAATCAGATATTGCTAGCACCATCTCTGAACTTTGCCACTGTATTTCACCAACACCTTTAAGATTATGCATTTTTACAACCTTCCTCTATATTCTCGTGGGGGTTCAATCAAATTCTATGCccgtattaaaaaaattacatctATATGTCTTTATATTTTTGAGGAGGTTGAAAATGGATggaaaaagttgagtttttttgGGTTGGAACTCACAAAACAGTGAAGTTGTATCAACTAGATTGCACTAGCTTAGAAGTACATGAAGTACAAGGACTCCAAGAAACCGATTGGGGTTAGAATTAAATATCTTCTTGGTCAAATGATCCTTGGAGAAATGATAGGCCAAATAATTTTGATTGATAGGACTGAATGTACAACTAAAATCATGAGGCACTACTATTATGTCGGAACATTTTTAAATCATTATAGTACTTAGGGGCGacaatttcagcccatatttgtAAAAAGAAtccatttaatccatatttagtgaattggatcactcatatttcaaatgggtaaatatggacttcaactcattttaaaagctcatacaaatatggacaaaatgggtaaaatatgggtacccatttaaacacagagatcacccacttatgcttaaagtttcaattttttttcttttctagtttcttttcttcttcttttttctttctttttcctttaatttagttttttttttttttaattttttacttattccttataatttttttttctttctcattttttcatctatttttttatttttatttcttttttctttgtattcttttttttttttgctttcccctttctcattcttatttcatcattcatattcgcttgagacctacatgagttaataaatataagcttctaattatcccatttagcctatataattcataacatctcttatcaattaaatataatccataatctcactcctttattattatttttttctatcttttatttctctttctttttttcttttttttttctttNNNNNNNNNNNNNNNNNNNNNNNNNNNNNNNNNNNNNNNNNNNNNNNNNNNNNNNNNNNNNNNNNNNNNNNNNNNNNNNNNNNNNNNNNNNNNNNNNNNNttctttcttttttcctttaatttacttttttttcttttttattttttacttgtttcttgcacttttttcctttcttctttttcatcatttttttttcaattttatttctttgcattttttttttgtatttttgtttccacccttttcattcttggttcgtcatttttgtcatttttcttattttttatattcttttcctcatcttttttttggtcattgcattttatatttttttactttaaatttatttgtatcatactatatatttcaaataaatttattatttgtatttgaatagtttagttgtcaatctgtgcaatttatcatttgcatttatatacaaataagtatatgaattaaaatcaacatgggttgtggtgcagtggatggggctgctccaccttTAACCAGAGGTTGAGGGTACGACCCTAgttatggagaaaactctattgggagcgctgccaacttaatgggccctgcaacgcctgatccggattagtcggggtTCCAATGCAGGCACCGGACAccagatgaaaaataaaataaaaagcatatgaattaattgtattttcttgagactaaaatatatatgactGAGGATCCACACAACCCTCGAattataaatgttgaatataaatcaatatgcgcttatGGTGTTTTCGTTaccataaaaaaaaagaagaaaaccaaaaatagaaaaaaaagtagaaagagaggtagaagttagagatagaagagacaAAAAAgtgtaaagaaagaattgaagaaaaaaaatacaaaaaaaatcaaaaagaaaaaataatgaaaaaggagaaaagaaaaaaagaaaaaagatgatggtgaaaacaaatatactgagtggttacgatattttagtcatcatccataatttgtactcgacttaaccatgttctttgaaaataaaaaaatataaaaataaaatacaaccaaaaaaagaaaaaaaatgagaaagaagtaaaagcaaaaaaataaaaaatagaaaaaaaaaagactaaaaaggaaaaggaaaaaaaagaaaaaagaaagagaaacaaagggcAGAGGGTAGagataaaagagagagaaaaaaaatgacaaaaaaatgaaaaaagaaaaaaaatagaaaactagaggctacatataaaagagagacaaaaaaaactaaaaagaaaaaactaaaaaaaaaagaaaaggaaaaaaagttaagttgatatgatatagaagttttaagtttttgacttaggagttaaagtgggttgaaatcatttttacccaatccatatttacccatatttatatgggtggattgcaatccaaaccatttttgctcgatctatgtttaacccgtccaaatccaatccaatccaATCCGTCCGTTTGCCACCCCTAATAGTACTATTGTTTctgtatttgtaattttatttatgatacAATTTGTTtgcatctattttttcttttatggttggttttatcaatttttgaagaTTTGATAATGTTATTTCATGTGAAATATTAAGCCCTATTTACTTGAATTACTACTTAAGTTACATCTTACATCTATATAGTTTATATGATTTGCAtatggtctatcggaaacagcctctctacttttttGGAAGTAGCGATATgtactgcgtatattttaccttccccagaccccacttggtgggaattcactaggtttattgttgttgttgatttgcatatgagaaaagacatgatttcgcccctgaacttgtccgctcaacttactttagcacttaaattaaatttctatttatttactccccttaacatttttaaagtgtattattttcacccctcaaaagTGAATATcactctcacaatggagagtATGTTACACTCGCCTACATATCAATGCCACGTCAGagccacgtaagaaattactatttttccaaaaaaaaaattaatcccccacacattatttttatatatattttttaaaaaaataaaaaaaatatatatactattat
Proteins encoded:
- the LOC107850533 gene encoding AT-hook motif nuclear-localized protein 10 isoform X2, giving the protein MADKGTTGFGLTPHIVSVNAGEDVAYKIMLFSQNAPRAVCILSATGAISNVTLRQTFGGTVTYEGRFDIVSLSGSFIPSEISSQQSKKGGFSVSLARSDGRIFGGGVAGVLTAASPVQVIVASFFADGREESTSTNDF
- the LOC107850533 gene encoding AT-hook motif nuclear-localized protein 10 isoform X1; translation: MLRRSRCHFLIAGTTGFGLTPHIVSVNAGEDVAYKIMLFSQNAPRAVCILSATGAISNVTLRQTFGGTVTYEGRFDIVSLSGSFIPSEISSQQSKKGGFSVSLARSDGRIFGGGVAGVLTAASPVQVIVASFFADGREESTSTNDF
- the LOC107850533 gene encoding AT-hook motif nuclear-localized protein 10 isoform X4, which gives rise to MDVAYKIMLFSQNAPRAVCILSATGAISNVTLRQTFGGTVTYEGRFDIVSLSGSFIPSEISSQQSKKGGFSVSLARSDGRIFGGGVAGVLTAASPVQVIVASFFADGREESTSTNDF
- the LOC107850533 gene encoding AT-hook motif nuclear-localized protein 10 isoform X3, which gives rise to MLRRSRCHFLIAGTTGFGLTPHIVSVNAGEDVAYKIMLFSQNAPRAVCILSATGAISNVTLRQTFGGTVTYEGRFDIVSLSGSFIPSEISSQQSKKGGFSVSLARSDGRIFGGGVAGVLTAASPVQVLLT